Proteins found in one Amycolatopsis umgeniensis genomic segment:
- a CDS encoding neutral zinc metallopeptidase, translating to MIQGGVRGRRRPALIAVVVVLALGLSACNDKGGSSAGKEGSQPGAGDVAGLPITHFESGLKPDAPKPDLQVRNEDGSEDDRLAIAAIADAQTYWTEVMPRDFGQPYEPLKSLLSYSAKTDDEETECGSVKKLINAFYCPPGDLVAWDRGVLLPMLRERFGKMAGAVVLAHELGHAVQYRLGEKASIKKNTPSIVKEQQADCFAGGYFRWVAEDKSKYYRVSTSEGLNQVMASLFLIRDQAGTSATKQGAHGTAFDRTYAFQVGFEKGAKECAAMNEENIKARITERPFDKGDKGKGDAKLDAEIIGILKKSLDDAFKGAGVPGPEITEDGNGSCAGGPSTPPASYCPANNTVSIDMAKLRELAQPVDQQAEWESGHSEGKGDFAAFSEIASRYAMGIQKGVGASIDNANAGLRTACLVGAWAKASSVPGATLRLSAGDLDEAISDLLSPESLVSADVNGKRVENGFERIEALRKGYLESSSVCSTQYG from the coding sequence ATGATCCAAGGGGGAGTGCGGGGCAGGCGTCGCCCGGCTCTGATCGCGGTCGTGGTGGTGCTGGCCCTCGGGCTGAGCGCCTGCAACGACAAGGGTGGCTCGTCGGCGGGCAAGGAAGGCAGCCAGCCGGGCGCCGGCGACGTCGCCGGGCTGCCGATCACGCATTTCGAAAGCGGGCTGAAGCCGGACGCGCCCAAGCCGGACCTGCAGGTCCGCAACGAGGACGGCTCCGAGGACGACCGGCTCGCCATCGCCGCGATCGCCGACGCGCAGACCTACTGGACCGAGGTCATGCCACGCGACTTCGGCCAGCCGTACGAGCCGTTGAAGTCACTGCTGTCCTACAGCGCGAAGACCGACGACGAAGAGACCGAATGCGGCAGCGTCAAGAAGCTCATCAACGCCTTCTACTGCCCGCCGGGTGACCTGGTGGCCTGGGACCGCGGCGTGCTGCTTCCGATGCTGCGTGAGCGGTTCGGGAAGATGGCGGGCGCCGTCGTGCTCGCGCACGAACTCGGGCACGCCGTGCAGTACCGGCTCGGCGAGAAGGCCAGCATCAAGAAGAACACCCCGTCGATCGTCAAGGAGCAGCAGGCCGACTGCTTCGCGGGCGGCTACTTCCGCTGGGTCGCCGAGGACAAGAGCAAGTACTACCGCGTCTCCACCTCCGAAGGCCTCAACCAGGTCATGGCGTCGCTGTTCCTGATCCGCGACCAGGCGGGCACCAGCGCGACCAAACAGGGCGCGCACGGGACGGCGTTCGACCGCACGTACGCGTTCCAGGTCGGGTTCGAGAAGGGCGCGAAGGAATGCGCCGCGATGAACGAGGAGAACATCAAGGCGCGGATCACCGAGCGCCCGTTCGACAAGGGTGACAAGGGCAAGGGCGACGCGAAGCTCGACGCCGAGATCATCGGGATCCTGAAGAAGAGCCTCGACGACGCCTTCAAGGGCGCCGGTGTCCCGGGCCCGGAGATCACCGAAGACGGCAACGGCAGCTGCGCCGGCGGCCCCAGCACCCCGCCCGCGTCGTATTGCCCGGCGAACAACACCGTCAGCATCGACATGGCCAAACTGCGCGAACTCGCCCAGCCGGTCGACCAGCAGGCGGAATGGGAAAGCGGGCACAGCGAGGGCAAGGGCGACTTCGCCGCGTTCTCGGAAATCGCGTCCCGCTACGCGATGGGCATCCAGAAGGGTGTCGGCGCGTCGATCGACAACGCGAACGCGGGACTGCGCACCGCGTGCCTGGTCGGCGCGTGGGCGAAGGCCAGCTCCGTGCCCGGCGCGACGCTGCGGCTTTCCGCCGGTGACCTCGACGAGGCCATCTCGGATCTGCTGAGCCCGGAGAGCCTGGTCTCGGCCGACGTCAACGGCAAGCGTGTCGAGAACGGTTTCGAGCGGATCGAGGCACTGCGGAAGGGCTACCTGGAGAGCTCTTCGGTGTGCTCGACGCAGTACGGCTGA
- a CDS encoding tetratricopeptide repeat protein produces the protein MTHPRGSAAKTAALSAALSGAVDLSALKARAEAPQKQPPAPPRAPAADGAVPSAPAAGGAVIEVTEATFQAEVVERSLQQLVVVDLWAEWCGPCKQLSPVLERLAAESGGAWVLAKVDVDANPRIAQLFGAQSIPTVIAIGGGQPVDAFSGALPEPEIRKWLGSLLDALRDRLPGIKAAEENGGGVEVPEDVRFTEAEDAFERGDFAAAQAAYERILDVEPANEEAKTALAQVKFTARAEAAGPDAIAKADADPADLDAQLAAADLEVAGQQPEAGFARLIAAVRRTAGDERNKAREHLVALFELFDSADERVMKARRDLASALY, from the coding sequence GTGACACACCCACGCGGATCAGCAGCGAAGACGGCGGCCCTTTCCGCCGCGCTTTCCGGCGCGGTCGACCTTTCCGCGCTCAAGGCGCGTGCCGAAGCGCCCCAGAAACAGCCCCCGGCCCCACCGCGGGCTCCTGCGGCCGACGGTGCCGTACCGAGCGCCCCCGCGGCGGGCGGCGCCGTGATCGAGGTCACCGAAGCCACTTTCCAGGCCGAGGTCGTCGAGCGATCCCTGCAGCAGCTGGTGGTCGTCGACCTGTGGGCCGAATGGTGCGGTCCCTGCAAGCAGCTCAGCCCGGTGCTGGAGCGCCTCGCCGCCGAGTCCGGCGGTGCCTGGGTGCTCGCCAAGGTGGACGTCGACGCCAACCCGCGCATCGCGCAGCTTTTCGGCGCGCAGTCGATCCCGACGGTCATCGCCATCGGCGGCGGCCAGCCGGTCGACGCGTTCTCGGGCGCGCTGCCCGAACCCGAGATCCGCAAGTGGCTCGGCTCGCTGCTCGACGCGCTGCGTGACCGGCTGCCCGGCATCAAGGCGGCCGAGGAGAACGGCGGCGGTGTCGAGGTACCGGAGGACGTGCGGTTCACCGAGGCCGAAGACGCCTTCGAACGCGGTGACTTCGCCGCGGCGCAGGCGGCCTACGAGCGCATCCTCGACGTCGAGCCCGCGAACGAGGAGGCCAAGACCGCGCTCGCGCAGGTCAAGTTCACCGCCCGCGCCGAGGCCGCGGGCCCGGACGCGATCGCGAAGGCCGACGCCGACCCGGCCGACCTCGACGCCCAGCTCGCCGCGGCCGACCTCGAAGTCGCCGGGCAGCAGCCCGAAGCGGGTTTCGCGCGGCTGATCGCGGCCGTGCGGCGTACCGCGGGCGACGAGCGCAACAAGGCGCGGGAGCACCTGGTGGCGCTGTTCGAGCTGTTCGACTCGGCGGACGAGCGGGTCATGAAGGCGCGGCGGGATCTGGCCAGCGCGCTTTACTGA
- a CDS encoding thiamine-binding protein yields the protein MIVAFSVSPSAAEEDGGVSEAVARAVKVVRESGLPNSTNAMFTNIEGESWDQVMDVVKRAVEAAGEGSTRVGLVLKADIRPGYEGQLTAKVERVEKHLSE from the coding sequence ATGATCGTGGCCTTCAGTGTCAGCCCGTCCGCGGCCGAGGAAGACGGCGGTGTCAGCGAAGCCGTCGCCCGCGCGGTGAAAGTCGTGCGGGAGTCCGGCCTGCCGAATTCGACCAACGCGATGTTCACCAACATCGAAGGTGAGAGCTGGGATCAGGTCATGGACGTGGTCAAACGGGCCGTCGAGGCCGCGGGCGAGGGTTCGACGCGGGTCGGGCTGGTGCTCAAGGCCGACATCCGGCCTGGTTACGAAGGTCAGCTGACCGCCAAGGTGGAGCGCGTCGAGAAGCACCTCAGCGAGTGA
- a CDS encoding MarR family winged helix-turn-helix transcriptional regulator, with protein sequence MSRPLPFDPIARAAQLWEARIGPSETMAAVTGIMRVQQIIQSAVDGALKPHGLTFARYEALVLLTFARASHLPMRVMGERLQLHPTSVTNIVDRLEKDGLVKRVPHPTDRRTTLVEITGEGRARREEATKAVTEIDFGLTGLTGKQTEQLTDLLTKVRKATGDFTE encoded by the coding sequence ATGAGCCGTCCGTTGCCGTTCGACCCGATCGCCCGCGCGGCGCAGCTGTGGGAGGCCCGTATCGGGCCGTCCGAAACCATGGCCGCGGTGACCGGGATCATGCGCGTGCAGCAGATCATCCAGTCCGCGGTGGATGGCGCGCTCAAACCACACGGGCTGACCTTCGCCCGGTACGAGGCGCTGGTCCTGCTGACCTTCGCCCGCGCCTCCCACCTGCCGATGCGGGTGATGGGCGAGCGCCTGCAGCTGCATCCGACGAGTGTCACCAACATCGTCGACAGACTCGAGAAGGACGGGCTGGTCAAACGCGTACCGCATCCGACCGACCGCCGGACCACCCTGGTCGAGATCACCGGCGAAGGCCGCGCACGCCGCGAAGAGGCCACCAAGGCCGTCACCGAAATCGACTTCGGGCTGACCGGGCTCACCGGTAAGCAGACCGAGCAGCTGACCGACCTCCTCACCAAGGTCCGCAAGGCCACCGGCGACTTCACCGAATAA
- a CDS encoding DUF3817 domain-containing protein, with product MSSKAALVFRVAAVAEALSWAGLLVGMFLKYAVKLGEGGVPVLGMVHGVVFVLYVLVSLSVAKPLGWRPKTLILALLSSIPPLFTWLFESWALRNGKLDGPQRLSHGGVGLFDRTPEPAAA from the coding sequence GTGTCCAGCAAGGCCGCTCTAGTATTCCGCGTGGCCGCGGTAGCCGAAGCCCTCTCCTGGGCCGGGCTGCTGGTCGGGATGTTCCTCAAGTACGCCGTCAAGCTCGGCGAGGGCGGCGTCCCCGTCCTCGGCATGGTGCACGGCGTCGTCTTCGTCCTCTACGTGCTGGTCTCCCTGTCCGTGGCGAAGCCGCTCGGCTGGCGCCCGAAGACCCTGATCCTCGCGCTGCTCTCCAGCATCCCGCCGCTGTTCACCTGGCTGTTCGAGTCCTGGGCGCTGCGCAACGGCAAGCTGGACGGCCCGCAGCGGCTGTCGCACGGCGGTGTCGGCCTGTTCGACCGGACCCCGGAACCCGCCGCCGCCTGA